A single genomic interval of Takifugu flavidus isolate HTHZ2018 chromosome 19, ASM371156v2, whole genome shotgun sequence harbors:
- the flrt2 gene encoding leucine-rich repeat transmembrane protein FLRT2 — MEFLAGPWNKDWASFVQFWLTVTLSLQMQFSSGASCPQVCRCDNMFVYCNERSLTSVPLGIQEGYKILFLHNNQINNAGFPMELHNLASVETVYLYGNQLDEFPINLPKNTRVLHLQENNIQTISRAALAQLTRLEELHLDDNSISTVGVEEGAFREAVSLKLLFLTKNHLSSVPIGLPEDLKELRLDENRIAVIAEEAFQNVTRLQRLVLDGNLLTDEGIAPGTFQDLVNLHELALARNSLTFPPPLLPTQALIKLSLQENQIDQIPVAAFADLNRLEKLDISSNQLQSLTQGVFDSLSSLRHLMVRNNPWRCDCSVKWVVVWLKSLPTSINARGFVCQSPEKVRGMAIRELTLDIIECPVGSDSPPWPTLRSTPPPPPTTVPLTTTTSTLMTTPIPYYFESSSPPAPPEHKNPPGPLPPYKDPLQISFHVVNSTNIEVSWVSYFTVTAYKVTWVKRGQSQINEGMRERTVSGDQRQISLTSLEPRSVYRICVHMLDTLNSYRPGEDTLCSEARTKAPGKEQAPQEGINSTLLMAGIIGGAVLLVLVTLLSLFCWYMHRKSRSSSTKWKYNRGRRKDDYCEAGTKKDNSILEMTETSFQIVALNNEQLLKGDFRIQPIYTPNGGIGFRDCPLSKNSIAYCKSSNVPSTEFCHT; from the coding sequence ATGGAGTTTCTTGCCGGACCTTGGAATAAAGATTGGGCTTCATTCGTACAATTCTGGTTAACTGTCACGCTGAGCCTCCAGATGCAGTTCAGCTCGGGCGCCTCGTGCCCACAGGTGTGTCGTTGTGACAACATGTTTGTGTACTGCAATGAACGCAGCCTGACATCAGTGCCTCTGGGGATACAGGAGGGCTACAAGATCCTCTTTCTGCATAACAACCAGATAAACAATGCCGGGTTCCCCATGGAACTCCACAATCTGGCCTCCGTGGAGACTGTGTACCTTTACGGTAACCAGCTGGACGAGTTCCCCATCAACCTGCCCAAGAACACGCGGGTCCTGCATCTCCAAGAGAACAACATCCAGACCATCTCCAGGGCGGCCCTGGCCCAGCTGACAagactggaggagctgcaccTGGATGATAACTCCATCTCTACAGTGGGGGTGGAGGAAGGGGCCTTCAGAGAGGCAGTGAGCCTCAAACTGCTCTTCCTCACCAAGAACCACTTGAGCAGCGTTCCCATCGGCCTTCCCGAGGACCTGAAGGAACTGCGATTGGACGAGAACCGCATTGCTGTCATTGCAGAGGAGGCCTTTCAGAATGTGACGCGCCTGCAGCGCCTCGTGTTGGACGGGAACCTGCTGACAGATGAGGGCATTGCACCAGGGACCTTCCAGGACCTGGTTAACCTCCACGAGCTCGCCCTGGCCCGGAACTCGCTCACCTTCCCTCCCCCGCTCCTGCCCACCCAGGCACTGATCAAACTCAGCCTGCAAGAGAACCAGATTGACCAGATCCCTGTGGCAGCCTTCGCTGACCTAAATAGGTTGGAAAAATTGGATATCTCGAGCAACCAGCTCCAGAGTCTTACACAGGGTGTGTTTGACAGTTTGTCAAGCCTGAGGCACCTCATGGTCCGAAATAACCCCTGGCGGTGTGACTGTTCTGTGAAATGGGTGGTGGTCTGGCTCAAGTCCTTGCCCACGTCCATCAATGCCCGAGGGTTCGTCTGTCAGAGTCCAGAGAAAGTCCGTGGCATGGCGATCAGGGAGCTCACCTTGGATATCATAGAGTGCCCTGTTGGGAGTGACTCGCCACCGTGGCCCACTCTGCGCTCgacaccccctcccccgcccacGACCGtgcccctcaccaccaccacgtcCACCCTCATGACCACCCCTATCCCCTACTACTTTGAGTCGTCCTCCCCTCCGGCACCCCCTGAGCATAAGAACCCTCCGggacccctccctccctacaAGGATCCCCTTCAGATCTCCTTCCATGTGGTGAATTCCACCAACATCGAGGTGAGCTGGGTTTCCTACTTCACCGTCACAGCCTACAAAGTCACCTGGGTGAAACGAGGCCAAAGCCAAATAAACGAAGGTATGAGAGAGCGGACGGTGAGCGGGGACCAGCGACAGATCAGCCTTACCAGCCTGGAGCCCCGGTCTGTGTATCGGATCTGCGTGCACATGCTGGACACTCTAAACTCCTACAGGCCAGGGGAGGATACTCTGTGCTCTGAGGCCAGGACCAAGGCTCCTGGCAAGGAGCAAGCTCCTCAGGAGGGTATCAACTCCACGCTGCTAATGGCTGGAATCATAGGAGGGGCCGTGCTGCTCGTCCTGGTAACTCTGCTGAGCCTGTTCTGCTGGTACATGCACAGGAAGAGCCGGTCGTCTTCGACCAAGTGGAAATACAACCGGGGCAGGAGAAAAGACGACTACTGCGAGGCTGGAACCAAGAAGGATAACTCCATTCTTGAGATGACTGAGACCAGTTTCCAGATAGTGGCGCTGAACAATGAGCAGCTGCTCAAGGGCGACTTCAGGATCCAGCCCATCTACACGCCCAACGGGGGCATCGGCTTTAGAGACTGCCCCCTCAGCAAAAACAGCATAGCCTACTGCAAGAGCAGCAACGTGCCCAGTACAGAGTTCTGCCACACGTGA